A genome region from Mesorhizobium sp. B2-1-8 includes the following:
- the hemJ gene encoding protoporphyrinogen oxidase HemJ, protein MIDTGNSTGQAMKRMVVGIAVLIVLTALLFFFAPESFYPWAKAIHILAVISWMAGMLYLPRLLVYHADAEKGSVQSETFKVMERRLLRGIINPAMILTWVFGLWLAWKVFAFQGGWLHAKIGLVLILSGVHGYLAAAVRKFAEDRNEKPARHWRIVNEIPTLLMIAIVILVVVKPF, encoded by the coding sequence ATGATTGACACAGGCAACAGCACCGGGCAGGCGATGAAGCGGATGGTCGTCGGCATCGCTGTCCTGATCGTTCTCACCGCGCTTTTGTTCTTCTTCGCACCGGAAAGCTTCTATCCCTGGGCAAAGGCGATCCATATCCTCGCCGTCATCTCCTGGATGGCCGGCATGCTTTATCTGCCGCGGCTGCTTGTCTATCACGCCGACGCGGAGAAGGGTTCCGTTCAATCCGAGACGTTCAAGGTGATGGAGCGGCGTCTGCTGCGCGGCATCATCAATCCGGCGATGATCCTCACCTGGGTGTTCGGGCTGTGGCTGGCCTGGAAGGTCTTTGCGTTCCAGGGCGGCTGGCTGCATGCCAAGATCGGCCTGGTGCTGATTTTGTCTGGCGTTCACGGCTATCTGGCCGCCGCTGTGCGCAAATTCGCCGAGGACCGCAACGAAAAACCGGCAAGGCACTGGCGGATCGTCAACGAGATCCCCACATTGCTGATGATCGCAATCGTGATCCTGGTCGTCGTGAAGCCGTTCTGA
- the rho gene encoding transcription termination factor Rho: MQEMKLTEFKNKKPPELIAYAESLEVENASVMRKQELMFAILKKLAAQDIEIIGDGVVEVLQDGFGFLRSANANYLPGPDDIYISPSQIRRFSLKTGDTVEGPIRSPKEGERYFALLKVNTINFDDPEKIRHKIHFDNLTPLYPTSRLKMEVDNPPSKDISPRVIDLVAPIGKGQRALINAQPRTGKTVLLQNIAHSITANHPECYLIVLLIDERPEEVTDMQRSVKGEVISSTFDEPAVRHVQVAEMVIEKAKRLVEHGRDVVILLDSITRLGRAYNTVVPSSGKVLTGGVDANALQRPKRFFGAARNIEEGGSLTIIATALIDTGSRMDEVIFEEFKGTGNCEIQLDRKVADKRIYPAIDILKSGTRKEDLLVSRQDLQKIFVLRRILAPMGTTDAIEFLIDKLKQTKTNGDFFDSMNT; this comes from the coding sequence ATGCAAGAAATGAAACTCACCGAGTTCAAGAACAAGAAGCCGCCAGAGCTGATCGCTTATGCCGAATCGCTCGAGGTCGAGAACGCCAGCGTCATGCGCAAGCAGGAACTGATGTTCGCGATCCTGAAGAAGCTCGCCGCCCAGGACATCGAAATCATCGGTGACGGTGTGGTCGAGGTGCTGCAGGACGGTTTTGGCTTCCTGCGCTCCGCCAATGCCAACTACCTGCCAGGTCCCGACGACATCTACATCTCGCCGTCTCAGATCCGGCGCTTTTCCCTGAAGACCGGCGATACGGTCGAAGGGCCGATCCGCAGCCCGAAGGAGGGCGAGCGCTATTTCGCGCTGCTCAAGGTCAACACGATCAATTTCGACGATCCCGAAAAGATCCGCCACAAGATCCACTTCGACAATCTGACGCCGCTCTATCCGACGTCGCGCCTGAAGATGGAGGTCGACAATCCGCCCAGCAAGGACATATCGCCTCGCGTGATCGACCTGGTGGCGCCGATCGGCAAGGGCCAGCGCGCCCTGATCAACGCCCAGCCGCGCACCGGCAAGACGGTGCTGTTGCAGAACATCGCGCACTCGATCACCGCCAATCATCCGGAATGCTATCTGATCGTGCTTCTGATCGACGAGCGTCCTGAGGAAGTGACCGACATGCAGCGTTCGGTCAAAGGCGAAGTCATCTCCTCGACCTTCGACGAGCCGGCGGTGCGCCACGTCCAGGTCGCCGAAATGGTCATCGAGAAGGCCAAGCGCCTTGTCGAGCACGGCCGTGACGTGGTGATCCTCCTGGATTCGATCACGCGCCTCGGCCGCGCCTACAACACCGTCGTGCCGTCATCCGGCAAGGTGCTGACCGGCGGTGTCGACGCCAACGCGCTGCAGCGCCCGAAGCGCTTCTTCGGCGCCGCCCGCAACATCGAGGAAGGCGGCTCGCTCACCATCATCGCCACCGCGCTCATCGACACCGGCAGCCGCATGGACGAAGTCATCTTCGAAGAGTTCAAGGGCACCGGCAACTGCGAAATCCAGCTCGACCGCAAGGTGGCCGACAAGCGCATCTATCCGGCCATCGACATCCTCAAGTCCGGCACCCGCAAGGAAGACCTGCTGGTGTCGCGTCAGGACCTGCAGAAAATCTTCGTCCTGCGCCGCATCCTGGCGCCGATGGGAACCACCGACGCGATCGAGTTCCTGATCGACAAGCTGAAGCAGACCAAGACCAACGGCGACTTCTTCGATTCGATGAACACTTGA